One uncultured Carboxylicivirga sp. genomic window, GATGTACGACGGATCTGGCCATTTTTACGGGATCGTAGAATTGATGCTTATGGCAATATTGTCAAAAGATTTATTGACTAAAATTTAAACCATCATATCTGAATTTAAAATCTAAGAAAAGAATGAAACAGTTAAATTATTTATTTATTGTTTTGAGCATTATGGTTACATCATGTCAAAATTCAATTGAAAAGGAAAAAAATCCTTTTTTTGAAGAATATACTACTGAATTTAAGGCACCTCCTTTTGATCTGATTAAGGAGTCACATTATTTGCCAGCTTTTAAAGAGGGTATTGAGCAACAGAAAAAGGAGATTGATGCAATAGTTAAGACTAAAGAAGCTCCTGCTTTTGATAATACAATCCTTGCTTTTGATAAGTCAGGTTCATTATTAACTAAGGTTAGCAGTGTTTTTTATAATGTTAAAGAGACTGATAATAATGATGAACTTCAGGCTATTGCCCGTGAAGTTACACCGCTGATGACTCAGCATCGCGATAATATCTCAATGAATATGGAGCTTTTCAAAAGAGTAAAAGCTGTATATGATCAACGAGAGTCAATGGGATTAACCTCCTCTCAGATTAGGGTTGTTAAGAAATATTATAGAGATTTTGTAAGAAATGGTGCAGAATTGAATGCTGAGGATCAGGAAAAACTGAAAAAGCTGAATGAGCAGCTTGCAATGCTTCAATTAAAATTTGGGGAGCATCAATTGGCTGAAACAAACAAAAATTTTAGCCTGATAATTGACAATGAAGATGACCTGGCTGGATTGCCTGAAGGTGTTGTAGAGGCTGCAGCACTTACTGCCACACAAAATAGTCAGGAAGGTAAATGGATGTTTACATTACAAAAGCCAAGTTTGATTCCTTTTCTACAGTATGCTGAGAATCGTGATTTGAGAGAAAAAATTTATCGCGGATATTTCATGCGTGGAAACAATAACAATGAATTTGATAATAAAGAGATTGCTGTTCAGATGTCTGCAATCCGTGCCGAAAGAGCTAATTTATTGGGATATAATACTCATGCTGAATACGTGATTGATGATAACATGGCCAAAACACCTGAGAAGGTTTATGAATTTTTAAATCAGCTTTGGGTGCCAGCTTTGGAAAAATCAAAAAATGAGCTGAAAGAGATGCAGGCCATAATTGATGCAGAAGGAGGCGATTTTGAATTGCAGAGTTGGGATTGGTGGTATTATGCCGAAAAGCTGAGAAAAGCCAAATATGATCTTGATGAGTCGCAAATAATACCTTATTTCAAGTTGGATAATGTTCGTGATGGCATGTTTTGGGTGGCAAAC contains:
- a CDS encoding M3 family metallopeptidase, whose product is MKQLNYLFIVLSIMVTSCQNSIEKEKNPFFEEYTTEFKAPPFDLIKESHYLPAFKEGIEQQKKEIDAIVKTKEAPAFDNTILAFDKSGSLLTKVSSVFYNVKETDNNDELQAIAREVTPLMTQHRDNISMNMELFKRVKAVYDQRESMGLTSSQIRVVKKYYRDFVRNGAELNAEDQEKLKKLNEQLAMLQLKFGEHQLAETNKNFSLIIDNEDDLAGLPEGVVEAAALTATQNSQEGKWMFTLQKPSLIPFLQYAENRDLREKIYRGYFMRGNNNNEFDNKEIAVQMSAIRAERANLLGYNTHAEYVIDDNMAKTPEKVYEFLNQLWVPALEKSKNELKEMQAIIDAEGGDFELQSWDWWYYAEKLRKAKYDLDESQIIPYFKLDNVRDGMFWVANQLYGITFSSINSVPVYNPEVEVFEVKEADGSHLGLLYLDYHPRDSKGPGAWCTGFRESITRDGVKTAPLVSIVCNFTKPTGDTPALLNFDEVSTLFHEFGHALHGLFTTGEYKRTAGVVPQDYVELPSQVMENWAAEPEVLRHYAKHYETGEVIPDDLIQKIQNSGHFNQGFITVEYLAASILDMDWHSLTTETKVEDALKFEEASMDKIGLIDEIIPRYRTTYFGHIFDGGYSAGYYVYIWAAVLDSDAFDAFKQSGDLFNPELAAKFRKYCLSECGEDEGMIQYVKFRGQEPTVDALLSKRGLN